One Sphaerisporangium krabiense DNA segment encodes these proteins:
- a CDS encoding pyridoxamine 5'-phosphate oxidase family protein — MLSTTTRTTLTRAKDRGRTDRAELYAVLDAGLICHLGVVVDGSPRVIPTGYGRIGDTLYVHGSTGAASLRAAAGPGDVCVTVTLVDGLVLARSVFHHSMNYRSAMIFGAARVVEDDDERLASLRAITEQLAPGQWDAVRGPSRKDLAATTVLAVPLDEASVKMRQGPPGDEEEDYALPVWAGVLPLRTTWGEPVPDPALREGIPVPPHISGRPDPGGAG; from the coding sequence ATGCTCTCGACGACCACTCGCACGACGCTCACCAGGGCCAAGGACCGGGGCCGCACCGACCGCGCCGAGCTGTACGCCGTCCTCGACGCCGGGCTGATCTGCCACCTCGGGGTCGTGGTGGACGGCTCGCCCCGCGTGATCCCGACCGGGTACGGCAGGATCGGCGACACCCTCTACGTGCACGGGTCCACCGGCGCCGCCTCGCTGCGCGCGGCCGCCGGGCCGGGGGACGTCTGCGTCACGGTGACGCTCGTGGACGGCCTCGTGCTGGCCCGCTCGGTCTTCCACCACTCGATGAACTACCGTTCCGCGATGATCTTCGGCGCCGCGCGCGTGGTCGAGGACGACGACGAGCGGCTGGCGTCGCTGCGGGCGATCACCGAGCAGCTCGCGCCCGGCCAGTGGGACGCGGTGCGCGGGCCGTCGCGCAAGGACCTCGCCGCCACGACGGTGCTCGCCGTGCCGCTCGACGAGGCGTCGGTGAAGATGCGCCAGGGGCCGCCGGGCGACGAGGAGGAGGACTACGCGCTGCCGGTGTGGGCGGGCGTGCTGCCGCTGCGGACGACCTGGGGCGAGCCCGTGCCGGATCCGGCGCTGCGAGAGGGGATTCCGGTACCCCCGCACATCTCCGGCCGCCCCGATCCCGGCGGCGCCGGGTGA
- the pdxR gene encoding MocR-like pyridoxine biosynthesis transcription factor PdxR: MRGSVDLPLALDRAAPVPLAVQLTGQLREGVRTGMLRSGERLPSSRALARLLGVSRTVVTEAFQQLYAEGWLEGHHGSGTYVAHLSGSADRDGAPAARREPPAELDPWGDAERPPAGVIDLRPGRPWVLGYDEGAWRRAWRLAGLRAPAAYVDPYGHPRLRALLAGHLRRARAIPVGPENVMVTRGTGNGLDLVAAALLRPGDGAGVEEPGYRTARHVLAARGGRVTPCPVDEQGVVVDGLPEDLCVLYTTPAHQYPLGGRLPIARRERLLAWARRTGATVLEDDYDGEFRYDVAPLPALYGLDPERVVLLGTLSKSLAPDVGIGWLVAAPALLRKIAAIRRVLGDRTPGPVQEAVSILLERGDLDRHLRRMRLEYARRRAAIVDSLGSRARGDSAGLHVFLGLPAETVGPLVAEAAARGVLLDTTERHHHGPVAAHGLVIGYGSASLADVRKACEIIRDLLGETSG; encoded by the coding sequence GTGCGCGGGTCCGTCGACCTCCCCCTCGCCCTGGACCGCGCGGCCCCGGTCCCGCTCGCCGTGCAGCTCACCGGACAGCTCCGCGAAGGCGTGCGCACCGGCATGCTCCGCTCCGGCGAGCGCCTGCCCTCCAGCCGGGCCCTGGCGCGGCTGCTCGGCGTCAGCCGCACGGTCGTGACCGAGGCGTTCCAGCAGCTCTACGCCGAGGGGTGGCTGGAGGGCCACCACGGCTCGGGTACCTATGTCGCGCACCTGTCCGGCTCCGCGGACCGGGACGGGGCGCCCGCCGCCCGCCGGGAACCGCCGGCGGAGCTCGACCCGTGGGGCGACGCCGAGCGGCCGCCCGCCGGGGTGATCGACCTGCGGCCCGGACGGCCGTGGGTGCTCGGGTACGACGAGGGCGCCTGGCGGCGTGCCTGGCGCCTGGCCGGGCTGCGCGCGCCCGCCGCGTACGTCGACCCTTACGGTCATCCCCGCCTGCGCGCGCTGCTGGCCGGGCACCTGCGCAGGGCCAGGGCCATCCCCGTCGGGCCCGAGAACGTGATGGTCACCCGCGGCACCGGCAACGGCCTCGACCTGGTGGCCGCCGCCCTGCTGCGGCCGGGCGACGGCGCGGGCGTGGAGGAGCCGGGCTACCGCACCGCCCGCCACGTGCTGGCCGCGCGCGGCGGACGGGTCACGCCGTGCCCGGTGGACGAGCAGGGCGTCGTCGTGGACGGGCTCCCCGAGGACCTGTGCGTCCTCTACACCACCCCCGCCCACCAGTACCCCCTCGGCGGCAGGCTGCCGATCGCCCGCAGGGAACGGCTGCTCGCCTGGGCCCGGCGCACCGGCGCCACCGTGCTGGAGGACGACTACGACGGCGAGTTCCGCTACGACGTGGCGCCGCTCCCCGCGCTGTACGGGCTCGACCCCGAGCGGGTCGTCCTGCTCGGCACGCTGTCGAAGTCGTTGGCGCCGGACGTCGGCATCGGCTGGCTCGTCGCCGCGCCCGCGCTGCTGCGGAAGATCGCCGCCATCCGGCGCGTGCTCGGCGACCGCACCCCGGGCCCGGTGCAGGAGGCGGTCTCCATCCTGCTGGAGCGCGGCGACCTGGACCGGCACCTGCGGCGCATGCGGCTGGAGTACGCGCGCCGCCGCGCCGCCATCGTCGACTCCCTCGGCTCCCGCGCGCGGGGCGACTCGGCCGGCCTGCACGTCTTCCTCGGCCTGCCCGCGGAGACGGTGGGCCCGCTGGTCGCCGAGGCCGCCGCGCGCGGCGTGCTCCTCGACACGACCGAACGCCACCACCACGGCCCGGTGGCCGCCCACGGCCTGGTGATCGGCTACGGCTCGGCGTCCCTCGCCGACGTCAGGAAGGCGTGCGAGATCATCCGCGACCTGCTCGGCGAGACCTCCGGCTGA
- a CDS encoding DegT/DnrJ/EryC1/StrS family aminotransferase, producing MSPEKILTARTGRESVYLPSNRLGLYLALRHWCTPGQRLLMSPISADEILFLVLAAGLIPVIAPISVLDGNIDAVRALLGTVDAVLTTNLYGLPDDLRAMAGMVVIEDVAHAAETSVDGRPLGTFGVAGVFSLSKHAGAGSGGVLVVDGAADRRVLERGRDLLLQPGALRKDLLSVATSAARHLALRMDMARPAMRAARVLGLDEPREGYRIALRPGALREALARSRDDGLPPLDPWVRADLHDYRRARGGLARWYQGRRLARLPRERERRLAGVARLAELPTVAGGVRAHADQPLFRVPLLVADRDLAIAALARRGVPTGYLYDPPYDIYAEAFVEPSPEPEVALWWARHVLPVDPLYAARALPVVESLRPAPPPPGDHLLTRAA from the coding sequence GTGAGCCCCGAGAAGATCCTCACGGCGCGCACGGGCCGTGAAAGCGTGTACCTCCCCTCCAACCGGCTCGGGTTGTACCTCGCCCTGCGCCACTGGTGCACCCCGGGGCAGCGCCTGCTCATGTCGCCCATCTCGGCCGACGAGATCCTTTTCCTCGTGCTCGCCGCCGGGCTGATCCCGGTGATCGCCCCGATCTCCGTCCTGGACGGCAACATCGACGCCGTCCGCGCGCTGCTCGGCACGGTGGACGCGGTGCTCACCACGAACCTGTACGGCCTGCCGGACGATCTGCGCGCCATGGCGGGCATGGTGGTGATCGAGGACGTCGCGCACGCGGCCGAGACCTCCGTCGACGGCCGCCCGCTCGGCACGTTCGGCGTGGCCGGGGTGTTCAGCCTGTCCAAGCACGCCGGGGCCGGATCGGGGGGCGTGCTGGTGGTGGACGGCGCCGCCGACCGCCGCGTGCTGGAGCGCGGGCGCGACCTGCTGCTGCAGCCGGGCGCCCTGCGCAAGGACTTACTCTCCGTCGCCACCTCGGCGGCCCGCCACCTCGCCCTGAGGATGGACATGGCACGGCCGGCGATGCGGGCCGCCCGCGTGTTAGGGCTGGACGAGCCGCGCGAGGGGTACCGCATCGCCCTGCGGCCGGGCGCGCTGCGCGAGGCCCTCGCCCGCAGCCGGGACGACGGCCTGCCCCCGCTGGACCCGTGGGTGCGCGCCGACCTGCACGACTACCGCCGCGCCCGGGGCGGCCTCGCCCGCTGGTACCAGGGCCGCCGCCTCGCCCGCCTGCCCCGCGAGCGCGAGCGCAGGCTGGCCGGGGTCGCGCGGCTGGCCGAGCTGCCCACCGTGGCGGGAGGCGTGCGGGCGCACGCCGACCAGCCGCTGTTCCGGGTGCCGCTGCTGGTGGCGGACCGCGACCTGGCGATCGCCGCGCTGGCGCGGCGCGGCGTCCCCACCGGCTACCTGTACGACCCGCCGTACGACATCTACGCCGAGGCGTTCGTCGAGCCGTCGCCCGAACCGGAGGTCGCGCTGTGGTGGGCGCGGCACGTCCTGCCCGTGGACCCGCTGTACGCGGCGCGGGCGCTGCCCGTCGTGGAGTCGCTGCGCCCGGCCCCGCCTCCGCCGGGCGACCACCTCCTGACCCGGGCGGCCTGA
- a CDS encoding GNAT family N-acetyltransferase, which produces MRISVVHPRELGPSETARWRALQSADPSLDSPFLSPEFTMETGRVREQARVAVLTDGADIVGFFPFERHPLGIGRPVAAGLTDAQGMVHAKDIEFSVPELMKACGLGVFEFDHLLAGQPLVPERHSRHPSPVIDLSDGYEAYVETLKKVSGKTYKSTAYKSRKLGRDFGELRHDFAIGDHAVLRTLTDWKTDQYRRTGRADRFSRPWITRLVENLLDVDTEHFAGALDMIYVDGRPVAGHFGLRTKTTLAGWFPAYDPAFAKYSPGLIHHLAMAERAAEAGIRLIDMGRGEKEYKEKLKTGELWVTEGRIARPTPAAGVHWLVRVPMRKARGTVLANSVLRDTADLALKTYGRIRTSLAS; this is translated from the coding sequence ATGCGCATCTCCGTCGTACATCCCCGCGAGCTCGGGCCTTCCGAGACGGCACGGTGGCGTGCTCTCCAGAGCGCCGACCCGTCATTGGACAGCCCGTTCCTGTCGCCGGAGTTCACGATGGAGACGGGCCGGGTACGCGAGCAGGCCCGCGTGGCCGTGCTGACCGACGGCGCCGACATCGTGGGCTTCTTCCCGTTCGAGCGTCACCCGCTCGGCATCGGCAGGCCGGTCGCGGCGGGGCTCACCGACGCGCAGGGCATGGTGCACGCCAAGGACATCGAGTTCTCCGTGCCCGAGCTGATGAAGGCGTGCGGGCTCGGGGTCTTCGAGTTCGACCACCTGCTGGCCGGGCAGCCGCTGGTCCCTGAACGGCACTCGCGCCACCCGTCCCCCGTGATCGACCTGTCCGACGGCTACGAGGCGTACGTCGAGACGCTGAAGAAGGTCTCGGGCAAGACCTACAAGAGCACCGCGTACAAGAGCCGCAAGCTCGGGCGCGACTTCGGCGAGCTGCGCCACGACTTCGCGATCGGCGACCACGCCGTGCTGCGCACGCTCACCGACTGGAAGACCGACCAGTACCGCAGGACCGGCCGCGCCGACCGGTTCTCGCGGCCGTGGATCACGCGCCTGGTCGAGAACCTGCTGGACGTCGACACCGAGCACTTCGCCGGCGCGCTCGACATGATCTACGTCGACGGCCGGCCGGTCGCGGGCCACTTCGGGCTGCGCACCAAGACCACGCTCGCCGGGTGGTTCCCCGCCTACGATCCGGCGTTCGCCAAGTACTCCCCCGGCCTGATCCACCACCTGGCGATGGCCGAGCGCGCCGCCGAGGCCGGCATCCGCCTGATCGACATGGGGCGGGGGGAGAAGGAGTACAAGGAGAAGCTGAAGACCGGCGAGCTGTGGGTGACCGAGGGCAGGATCGCCCGGCCGACGCCGGCCGCGGGGGTCCACTGGCTCGTGCGCGTCCCCATGCGCAAGGCACGTGGAACGGTCCTCGCCAACTCGGTGCTGCGCGACACCGCCGATCTGGCGCTCAAGACCTACGGGCGCATCCGCACCTCCCTGGCGTCCTGA
- a CDS encoding GH39 family glycosyl hydrolase → MLENSGRHARRRYIPRGPAAIGAGLIALALVAGLLAVAARRGPERSEGVAATIVATPQPPPTLEPPPVVESWPRWGVTHTQYSADNETPEVRNRVGDLFSRVPTLQNQHIMGWGAGNPEPSPGKYDFRDLDRRVKLMAATKAQPVLTLCCAPDWMKGGAEGRTNWGKIEVAPRREHFDDFAALAATVAKRYPTVTHYMVWNEFKGFWDEAHNNWDVEAYTDLYNRVYDALKAVNPKIQVGGPYIPVDSHVSSANSSTVKGPWGSIDSRPLEAVQYWLENKKGADFIVVDASSATNDRGLVPDEFTALKKFSAVTAWLREKSGDLPVWWAEWYISPDNIDWDEQHRTAVQAAAMMEFARSGAATALYWNPQRRQGDDCPGCLWSPARGDEMPMAGLISGFTRWFPAGAELVDVQVSDPRVQVLAVDKQMIMVNTAGAALKVQVDGRPFELQPYAVQWSDRGQ, encoded by the coding sequence GTGTTGGAGAACAGTGGCCGGCATGCTCGGCGTCGCTACATCCCCCGCGGGCCCGCGGCCATCGGGGCAGGCCTGATCGCGCTCGCCCTGGTGGCGGGGCTCCTGGCGGTCGCCGCCCGGCGCGGGCCCGAGCGATCCGAGGGCGTGGCGGCCACCATCGTCGCCACCCCGCAGCCGCCGCCCACGCTCGAACCCCCGCCCGTGGTGGAAAGCTGGCCGCGCTGGGGCGTCACGCACACCCAGTACAGCGCCGACAACGAGACCCCCGAGGTCAGGAACAGGGTCGGCGACCTGTTCAGCCGGGTGCCCACCCTGCAGAACCAGCACATCATGGGCTGGGGCGCGGGCAACCCCGAGCCCTCGCCGGGAAAGTACGACTTCCGCGACCTGGACCGCCGCGTCAAGCTGATGGCCGCCACCAAGGCCCAGCCGGTCCTCACCCTGTGCTGCGCGCCCGACTGGATGAAGGGCGGCGCGGAGGGCCGCACGAACTGGGGCAAGATCGAGGTGGCACCCCGGCGGGAGCACTTCGACGACTTCGCCGCGCTGGCCGCCACCGTCGCCAAGCGCTACCCCACCGTCACCCATTACATGGTCTGGAACGAGTTCAAAGGCTTCTGGGACGAGGCGCACAACAACTGGGACGTCGAGGCGTACACCGACCTGTACAACCGCGTCTACGACGCGCTCAAGGCCGTGAACCCGAAGATCCAGGTGGGCGGGCCGTACATCCCGGTGGACAGCCACGTCTCCAGCGCCAACTCCTCCACGGTCAAGGGGCCGTGGGGCTCCATCGACAGCAGGCCGCTGGAAGCCGTCCAGTACTGGCTGGAGAACAAGAAGGGCGCCGACTTCATCGTCGTCGACGCCTCCTCCGCCACCAACGACCGCGGCCTGGTCCCTGACGAGTTCACCGCGCTCAAGAAGTTCTCCGCCGTGACCGCGTGGCTGAGGGAGAAGAGCGGCGACCTGCCCGTCTGGTGGGCCGAGTGGTACATCTCACCCGACAACATCGACTGGGACGAGCAGCACCGCACGGCCGTGCAGGCCGCGGCCATGATGGAGTTCGCCAGGAGCGGCGCGGCCACCGCCCTCTACTGGAACCCGCAGCGCCGCCAGGGGGACGACTGCCCCGGCTGCCTCTGGTCGCCCGCGCGCGGGGACGAGATGCCGATGGCGGGCCTGATCAGCGGGTTCACGCGCTGGTTCCCCGCGGGCGCCGAGCTCGTGGACGTCCAGGTCTCCGACCCGCGCGTCCAGGTGCTCGCGGTGGACAAGCAGATGATCATGGTGAACACGGCCGGCGCGGCCCTGAAGGTCCAGGTCGACGGCCGCCCCTTCGAGCTCCAGCCGTACGCGGTCCAGTGGAGCGACCGGGGACAGTGA